A stretch of DNA from Schistocerca americana isolate TAMUIC-IGC-003095 chromosome 3, iqSchAmer2.1, whole genome shotgun sequence:
gaccgacgttgcctggtgaaacgttgttgtgatgcctcgtgtaaggaggagaaatgcgtaccatcacgtttccgacttaaggtcggattgtaacctatcgcgattgcggtttatcgtatcgcgacatttccgctcgcgttggtcgaaatccaatgactgttagcagaatatggaatcggtgggttcaggagggtaatacggaacgccatgctggataccaaaggcctcgtatcactagcaatcgagagacaggcatcttatccgcatggctgtaacgcatcgtgcagccacgtctcgatccctgagtcaacagatggcgacattttgcaagacaacaaccatctgcacgaacagttcgacgacgtttgcagcagaatggactatcagctcggagaccatggctgctgttacccttgaccgtgcatcaaagacaggagcgactgcggtggtgtactcgacgacgaacctgggtgcacgaatggcaaaacgtcattttttcggatcaatccaggttctgtttacaacatcatgatggtcacatccgtgtttggcgacatcgcggtgaacgcacactggaagcgtgtattcgtcatcgccatactggcgtatcagccggcgtgatggtatggggtgccattggttacacgtctcggtcgcctcttgttcggattgacggcactctgaacagcggacgttacatttcagatgtgttacgacccgtggttctacccttgattcgatccctgcgaaatcctacatttcagcaggataatccacgaccgcatgaaccaggtcctatacgggcatttctggatacagaaaatgttcgactgctgccctggccagcacattctgcagatctctctccaattgaaaacgtctggtcaatggaggctgagcaactggctcgtcacaatacgccagtcactactcttgatgaacggtggtatcgtgttgtagctgcatgggcagctgtacgtgtacacgccatccaggctctgttttcgtggtcgtgcggtagcgttctcgcttcccgcaccctggttcccgggttcgattcccggcggggtcagggattttctctgcctcgtgatgactgggtgttgtgtgatatccttaggttagttaggtgtaagtagttgtaggttctaggggactgatgaccatagatgttaagtcccatagtgctcagtacaagctctgtttgactcaatgcccaggcgtatcaaggccgttattacggccagaggtggttgttctatctatgcacccaaattgcgtgaaaatgtaatcccatgtcagttctagtatatttgtccaatgaatacccgtttatcatctacttttcttcttggagtagcaattttaatggccagtagtgtacatacgaaTAACCCTGTACAAACACTTAAGTTATAAGGAAGGATCACTGTAGAAATAACGAAACTGTAATTGTGTTTGCGAAAATAAATTTAATCTGCCTAACTTTGTACAGAGGAAGTCGGCGGCTAGAATGACGCCAGGAGTATTACGATGCCTGGTCCGTTGTAGGTGTGGTGAGCCGTGGTGATCGCGAGACTAGCAGCAGAGTGGCGGTGGTGGGGGTTCAGCCGAAGATGCGGGCCTTGGCCTGCAGGTGGGCGATGGCGTCGGCGGCGCGCGCGGCGGCCACCTCGGGGGTGTACTCGGGCACGCCCTTGTCGTTGATGACGATGTTGGCCtcagcgggggcggcggcgatgGCGACGGGGGCGGCGGCGCCCACCGAGTAGCTGATGGCGGGGGCGGCGGCCACGGCGTGGTAGCCGTAACTGATGGGCGCCAGGTGGCCGATGGGGGCGGCCGCCACCGTCGAGTAGGCGAACGACTTGGCCGGGTTCACGGCCACCACGGCGGGGGCGGAGTAGGCGATGGTGGCGGCCGGCGCGGCGGGGatgacggcgggggcggcgggcaCGGCGACGGGGGCGGGCTCGGGCTcctcgggggcggcggcggcgcgcgcggCGGCGTCGGCCACGGCGGCGGCGTGGGCAGCCTTAGCCTCGGCCACCTCCGGGGTGTCTTCGACCGGCTTGGGGGCCTCGAGGGCGGGGGCCTCGGGGGCGGCGGGGGCCACGGGCAGGTTGGAGGCGGCGACGCGGAAGCCGTTGACGGCGTCGGCCGTGTAGCGCACGCTCTGCAGCTCGCCCTTCTCGTCCACGTACGAGTAGCCGCCGGCGACGGAGCCGTCGAAGGCGCGCGCCTCCGACTTGGCGGAGAGGCCGCCGTGGTAGCCGTAGCTGTACTGGCCCAGCTCGTCCTGCGCGTGGTACTGCGACGTCAGCGCGACGGGCGCGGCCGCGTAGGCGATGGGTGCGTGGATGGCCGAGTAGGGCAGGGCGCCGTGCAGGAAGCCGGGcctcgccaccgccaccgccaccaggGCGCAGAGTACAACCTGCGGACGGAGAAAAGGAACACACGTATCAGCTGGACAGCTCGAGGCGAAACTTTTACACAAAACAGTTTGGAAATCCGCCGCGTTCGGGACTTAGGGGCGTGGGGTGCAACATTACCGATCATGGACAAGCACCGAACTTGACTTTAGGATAGGATTAGTTGTAGGACTTAGATTAGGTACTATttctaggaacctgcagcgactaacatcttggcctgcccagtgtcaggggcacgctcattgggtgTAGATCAATGAGCAAGGCTCTATAAGTACGTTTATACATTTGACTGACACATATGTAACGCTGCAGGCATTAGTAACTAGTTAATAGATAGGTTAATTAAGTAATTCACATACAATCAAAATCAACTAACTTTGCCCATTGCAGTTATCCTGTATCTCGCTTTACTACCTAGTTACTTATATATAACTTAGGATTTAGCTGCAATTGTAACCATTGTATCATCATCTGGACCCACTAATCATATAAGGTAGTGGGTTAAAACTGCATAATTATTAAGATatggaaaaaaagatttttttaaaaaagcaggtAAACGCTGTCTTACAGTCGGACAGTGTTCGGAGGATTGTGCTGAAACGGTAGCATTCTTCAATTTAGTTTGTTCAGTGTGTAACTTTGTCGACCGGTCAGTGCGTTGTTGCACATGTGTACGTAGAAAGATGGCTAGGATTTAGATACAGTCGATGGTAAGATCATTAGTGAAGCTCAGACTGGGCAAGGATGCGGAAAGAAATCGGGTAATGATATGGTTTCTGATGTTCAGCCGAGCTGTTTATGCCATCTTTACGCCCACCATTTCTACAACTGACCCAGAGGTCTTCTTCATgtgcttgaaatggttcaaatggctctgagcactatgggaatcaacttctgagtctcctagaactcagaactacttaaacctaactaacctaaggacatcatatacatccatgcccgaggcaggattcgaacctgcgaccgtagcggtcgcgcggtttcagactgtagagcctagaaccgctcggccactccggccggctcttcatgTACTGCGAGATTTGTTGTTTTCTGCACTCGCTGAGTGGACATCTGTTCGAAATAATGGGAATAAGAACAGGATCATCAGCTCGGCTGAAAACCAGAAAGCGGACCACCAACCAATAGCTTCGATAAAATCTGAACTGTCACAATAAATCGACAGTTTTCTCTTGACCATAACTACCCTACATTTGCTTTGGGtagttagggaaaccacagaaaagttAAATTTGAATGTCACGTGACTTGGAAACCTGCTGCTCTCGAGTGCGAGCTCAGTGTTGTAATCACTGCGCCACCACGTTCCCGAGATGAGAATGGATCAAAAGAACGAGAGCGTGAAGCTCAGTTCCAACAAGTAATGTGTTCGCCATAGGAGCATCCGAGAGAAGGTCCACCTCTGATTGGCTACGAATACTACCACATGTTCTCGTAACGTGAGATACTAAGCAGGGGTTAGAGAGGTAAGCTGACACACAGTATACTGATTAAAAACTGTACATCATCACTTCTCGTCTATCAGTCCAAATAGTGGCAACTGACTGAAACAGACAATCAACAGGTGAGTCATCACCTAACTAGCAAACTTAGACACAGAATCGGGTGCTTTAAAGTCATAGAAAACGTGAGTTCCCAAAAGCTTTCCTTCCATTTTAGAGTTTCCTTGAAGATCCTGCTCAGCATGTCAACAGTAGCATGTTCCTTCTCTCACGTAGATAGTTTGCACCCTTCTGTCGACGCTTTGTTAAACAGCGTAACTAATAACGAGTCCACATTATAAGACAGCAGTAAACAATACATACTAAATGTTTTAAGGGTAATATGATTAACTACTTGGTGCAGGAACCATCATTTTATCCGTCAGAAGCCATCAGTACGGCGTGAACTGGTAAAAGTTTGACTCTGGCTTCTCAACACAAACCACTTATCGAAACTGTAACTGTAAACCCGCGATTTTTATGTCAGTTCGCcagaaaagtgaagaaaataaGACGAGTGCTGCCTGCTGCGTTGAGTATTTTCATTAAATCTGTGAGGGTCTCTGTGAAATTCTCGTGCTAGTCAAACACATCCCTTAACGAACCGCGCCGCTGTTCTTagaaacttttctgtctctttTTATTACTTCGCTTGGTAAGACGAAGAACTATCAAGAATTGTATAATTGTATAGTcatccgcggccagagtcagttgagATAAAAGTTTTGTggtgtgcttgataatggaacccTAACTGAACAAAAGTCAAGCCATGTTcgtaggttttgtcgacctggaaaaagctttcgagaatgtcaaatggtgcaagtgttcgaaattctgagaaacatagtGGTACGCTATAGTGGAAGTCGATTAATATAGAATACGTACAAGAATCATGGGGTAACAATAACACTGAAAgagcaagaacgatgtgctcggattaaaaagggtgtaagacagggatgcagtcttttgttcctactgttcaatctacacatcgaagatgaaacgacggaaataaaagaaaggttcaagagtggaataaaaatttaaggtgaaaggatatcaatgacaaaattcgctgatgatattgctatcctcaatggacgtaaagaagaattacaggatctgctgaatggacgaACAGTCTAACGAGTGCGAATATGAAATACGGAAGtgatgagaagtaccagaaatgagaagatcagaattggtgatcccgaagtagaagaagttaaggcaCGCTGCTACCTAGGTagaaaaataaccagtgacggaaggagcaaggagaacaccaaaagcaaaccagcactggctaaaagggcattcctggctaagaaaagtctactattatcaaacgtaagccttaattctaggaagaaatttctgagaatgtacgttttaagCACGGCTTTGTATAGTAACAGAATATGGACTGTGGGGTAACCGGaacagacgtggtgctacag
This window harbors:
- the LOC124607452 gene encoding cuticle protein 18.7-like, which translates into the protein MAKLLVVLCALVAVAVARPGFLHGALPYSAIHAPIAYAAAPVALTSQYHAQDELGQYSYGYHGGLSAKSEARAFDGSVAGGYSYVDEKGELQSVRYTADAVNGFRVAASNLPVAPAAPEAPALEAPKPVEDTPEVAEAKAAHAAAVADAAARAAAAPEEPEPAPVAVPAAPAVIPAAPAATIAYSAPAVVAVNPAKSFAYSTVAAAPIGHLAPISYGYHAVAAAPAISYSVGAAAPVAIAAAPAEANIVINDKGVPEYTPEVAAARAADAIAHLQAKARIFG